Proteins encoded in a region of the Streptomyces akebiae genome:
- a CDS encoding RNA ligase family protein has translation MSGVREWIAVEKVHGAHFAVVCDGAGVRPAKRRELLGDDALDGFFGVSRIWPMLSVAAARFASALHSSWGDAAMVTIYGELAGGSYPHPDVPAIAGAEPVQTGVWYAPGLQWLPFDASVETAEGRCWISDRALRDAAAAAELVCPPALGNGALNKLQDLPCTFPTRVPALFELPELADNLAEGYVLKPADEWPETKAAGTGIRPVVKVKQKSFAEDERFDGARPYLPPLQGAAGVPAWLLAQASALLTPARAAAVVSKLGPRTPADAVAEEITRDVSEELAEALGGLEDTLLRPLERALLPGARSLAVFDAKDRHRSRTGRQGTR, from the coding sequence GTGTCCGGAGTCCGGGAGTGGATCGCGGTGGAAAAAGTGCATGGAGCACACTTTGCGGTGGTGTGTGATGGCGCGGGGGTTCGTCCGGCGAAGCGGCGTGAGCTGTTGGGCGATGATGCGCTGGATGGTTTCTTCGGCGTGAGCAGAATTTGGCCGATGCTGTCGGTAGCGGCGGCCCGTTTCGCTTCCGCACTGCACAGTTCGTGGGGCGACGCTGCGATGGTGACGATCTACGGTGAACTGGCCGGTGGAAGCTATCCGCACCCGGATGTTCCCGCCATCGCCGGGGCCGAGCCAGTGCAGACGGGCGTGTGGTACGCGCCGGGCCTGCAGTGGCTGCCATTCGACGCCTCAGTCGAGACGGCCGAGGGACGCTGCTGGATCTCTGACCGTGCTCTGCGTGACGCAGCAGCCGCTGCAGAGCTCGTCTGTCCTCCAGCTCTGGGGAACGGCGCGCTGAACAAGCTCCAGGATCTGCCGTGTACCTTCCCCACAAGGGTCCCAGCCCTCTTTGAGCTGCCCGAGTTGGCAGACAATCTTGCCGAAGGCTACGTCCTCAAGCCAGCCGACGAATGGCCGGAGACGAAGGCTGCCGGCACAGGCATACGTCCTGTTGTCAAGGTGAAGCAAAAGTCTTTCGCGGAGGACGAGCGGTTCGACGGCGCACGTCCCTATCTGCCGCCGCTGCAGGGAGCGGCCGGGGTTCCCGCCTGGCTCCTGGCCCAGGCCTCAGCACTCCTCACCCCCGCTCGCGCGGCCGCCGTGGTCAGCAAGCTGGGCCCCCGCACTCCGGCAGACGCTGTGGCGGAGGAGATCACACGGGATGTTTCGGAGGAGCTCGCCGAAGCGCTGGGAGGACTGGAAGACACACTCCTACGCCCGCTGGAGCGAGCGCTTCTGCCTGGGGCACGGTCCTTGGCGGTGTTCGATGCCAAGGACCGCCACCGTTCCCGGACAGGCAGACAAGGCACACGGTGA
- a CDS encoding cation:proton antiporter, whose amino-acid sequence MLISSSATDGTTRQVLVGLAVVVPAALLCGRIAQRLRQPAVLGEIAAGLMLGPSLLGLLPGNPTAVLFPTEARPFLQILAQLGLVLFMFQVGYHLDFADLRGQGRHVVAVSLTSVGLPFALGTGLALVLAPWTFSEQERTGLVGPALFLGAAMSITAFPVLARILSDHGLSRERIGQVALASAALQDLLAWAMLAVVVVVVNATGSWPLARMAMLSALLVLCMMYVIRPGLRWLLAPERSWNRDSTLVYGVVFSGLLLSAWATDVMGLHTVFGAFIFGAVVPRRHIDAYAPDVPMRLEQSSLLLLPVFFVVTGLSVDFRGLGGQGLVMLLAVLVVACAGKFLGAAGAARLTGATARQSVTLGVLLNARGLTELVLLNVGLGLGVIDGRLFTVMVAMDVITTMMAGPLVQRLWLAPRSRTVDRGGELGGDAAPSAEDADVAK is encoded by the coding sequence ATGCTGATCAGTAGTAGCGCGACGGACGGAACCACTCGGCAGGTGCTTGTCGGCCTTGCCGTGGTGGTGCCCGCGGCGTTGTTGTGCGGCCGGATCGCCCAGCGGTTGCGGCAGCCGGCGGTGCTGGGGGAGATAGCCGCGGGACTGATGCTGGGACCGAGCCTGCTGGGTCTGCTCCCCGGAAATCCGACCGCGGTCCTGTTCCCGACCGAGGCCCGGCCTTTTCTGCAGATACTGGCCCAACTGGGCCTCGTTCTCTTCATGTTCCAGGTGGGCTATCACCTGGACTTCGCTGATCTGCGCGGCCAGGGACGCCACGTAGTGGCGGTCTCGCTCACCTCCGTTGGCCTGCCGTTCGCGCTGGGCACGGGCCTGGCCCTCGTGCTCGCGCCCTGGACCTTCTCGGAGCAGGAGCGGACCGGGCTGGTCGGCCCGGCGCTGTTCCTCGGGGCGGCCATGTCCATCACAGCCTTTCCGGTGCTGGCCCGCATCCTCTCCGACCACGGTCTGTCCCGGGAGCGCATCGGGCAGGTGGCGCTCGCCAGCGCTGCCCTGCAGGACTTGCTGGCGTGGGCCATGCTCGCCGTCGTGGTCGTGGTGGTGAATGCCACCGGCTCCTGGCCGCTGGCCCGGATGGCCATGCTGTCCGCCCTCTTGGTCCTCTGCATGATGTACGTGATCCGGCCCGGCCTGCGCTGGCTGCTGGCGCCCGAACGGTCCTGGAACCGGGACAGCACGCTGGTCTACGGGGTGGTCTTCAGCGGACTGCTGCTGTCCGCCTGGGCCACCGACGTGATGGGGCTGCACACGGTGTTCGGCGCCTTCATCTTCGGCGCCGTCGTACCGCGTCGGCACATCGACGCGTACGCCCCGGATGTGCCGATGCGGCTGGAGCAGTCGAGCCTGTTGCTGCTGCCGGTGTTCTTCGTCGTCACCGGGCTGTCCGTCGACTTCCGTGGCCTCGGCGGACAGGGCTTGGTCATGCTGCTGGCCGTGCTCGTCGTGGCCTGCGCGGGCAAGTTCCTCGGCGCTGCGGGCGCCGCCCGACTCACTGGGGCCACCGCCCGGCAGTCCGTCACGCTGGGCGTGCTGCTGAACGCGCGCGGGCTCACCGAGCTCGTCCTGCTCAACGTGGGCCTGGGCCTGGGCGTCATCGACGGCCGGCTCTTCACCGTGATGGTGGCCATGGACGTCATCACCACGATGATGGCCGGCCCGCTGGTGCAACGTCTGTGGCTGGCGCCCAGGTCGCGCACCGTCGACCGCGGAGGCGAGCTCGGCGGCGACGCCGCACCCTCAGCGGAAGATGCCGATGTGGCCAAGTGA
- a CDS encoding tryptophan 7-halogenase: MNPDHETGKTAETEEFDVIVVGGGPAGSTAATAVALRGHRVLLLEQQTFPRYQIGESLLPSTVHGVCRILGVEEEVARAGFKTKRGGTFRWGRNPDPWQFSFALSPRLADPTSFAYQVERSRFDAILLDNARRVGVDVREGCRVKGVLGDEERVRGVGWTGPAGETREARARYVVDASGNGSRIHGEVGGRRTYSDFFRNIAVFGYFAGGKRLPKPNDGNIFCAAFDEGWLWYIPLRDDLTSVGAVVGRDNAAAIQRDPVTAWRGLIDSCPEVRGLLDGVAQATEAPYDQVRVRKDWSYWKSQLWRPGMVLVGDAACFVDPVLSSGVHLATYGALLAARSINSGLAGTLDEDRLFNEFEARYRHEYGLFHEFLVSFYDMHQDERSYFWKARKVTHVDATEMEAFVELVGGLASGDTSLAGPGQAGTRLTVTASELDHAVGRLPDSDGLRNPLFESASIRQVFQEGTILQERGVFGGPLEKETPLHPGGLMASEDGLTWVTE; the protein is encoded by the coding sequence GTGAACCCCGACCACGAGACTGGGAAGACAGCGGAGACCGAGGAGTTCGACGTGATCGTCGTGGGCGGCGGCCCGGCCGGGTCGACCGCCGCCACGGCCGTCGCCCTGCGGGGTCACCGCGTCCTCCTGCTGGAGCAGCAGACGTTTCCCCGGTACCAGATCGGCGAGTCGCTGCTCCCCTCCACCGTGCACGGGGTGTGCCGCATCCTGGGCGTCGAGGAGGAGGTCGCGCGGGCCGGCTTCAAGACGAAGCGCGGCGGGACCTTCCGCTGGGGCCGGAACCCGGACCCGTGGCAGTTCTCCTTCGCCCTGTCCCCCCGGCTGGCCGACCCGACCTCCTTCGCCTACCAGGTCGAGCGGTCCCGGTTCGACGCGATCCTGCTGGACAACGCCCGCCGGGTCGGCGTCGACGTTCGGGAGGGCTGCCGGGTCAAGGGCGTGCTCGGCGACGAGGAGCGCGTCAGGGGCGTCGGCTGGACGGGCCCCGCCGGGGAGACCCGTGAGGCCCGGGCCCGTTACGTCGTGGACGCGTCCGGCAACGGCAGCCGGATCCACGGCGAGGTCGGCGGCAGGCGGACGTACTCCGACTTCTTCCGGAACATCGCGGTGTTCGGCTACTTCGCCGGCGGCAAGCGGCTCCCGAAGCCCAACGACGGCAACATCTTCTGCGCCGCCTTCGACGAGGGCTGGCTCTGGTACATCCCGCTCCGCGACGACCTCACCAGCGTCGGAGCGGTGGTCGGCCGGGACAACGCCGCCGCGATCCAGCGGGACCCGGTGACGGCCTGGCGCGGGCTGATCGACTCCTGCCCGGAGGTCCGGGGCCTCCTCGACGGGGTGGCGCAGGCCACCGAGGCGCCGTACGACCAGGTGCGGGTCCGCAAGGACTGGTCGTACTGGAAGTCACAGCTGTGGCGGCCCGGCATGGTGCTGGTCGGCGACGCGGCGTGCTTCGTCGACCCCGTGCTGTCCTCCGGAGTGCACCTCGCCACGTACGGGGCCCTGCTCGCGGCCCGCTCCATCAACAGCGGCCTGGCCGGAACCCTCGACGAGGACCGCCTCTTCAACGAGTTCGAGGCACGCTACCGGCACGAATACGGCCTGTTCCACGAGTTCCTGGTCTCCTTCTACGACATGCACCAGGACGAACGGTCGTACTTCTGGAAGGCCCGCAAGGTCACCCACGTCGACGCGACGGAAATGGAGGCGTTCGTCGAACTGGTGGGCGGACTGGCCTCCGGCGACACGTCCCTCGCCGGGCCCGGACAGGCGGGCACCCGGCTGACTGTCACCGCCTCGGAACTCGACCACGCGGTCGGCCGGCTCCCGGACTCCGACGGCCTGCGCAATCCGCTCTTCGAGTCCGCCTCGATCCGCCAGGTCTTCCAGGAGGGCACGATCCTCCAGGAACGGGGTGTCTTCGGTGGCCCGCTGGAGAAGGAGACCCCGCTGCACCCCGGCGGCCTGATGGCCTCGGAGGACGGACTCACGTGGGTGACCGAATGA